A stretch of DNA from Micromonospora sp. NBC_01813:
AGGCTGGCGGTGACGGTGTCCAGGTGATCGACGACCTCGCCGGACAGCGGCCGGCCGGTCGCCGAGGCTACGTCCGACGGCTGCTGGGCGATGATCCACTCGTGTGCCGGTGACGTCAGTGCGGAACCGAGCAGAGCGAGGAACATCCGTCGGTGCGTCATTGTCTCAGGTTCGTTCACGACCATGGCTGCTTGCAAGGCCCCGGCAGGTGTCCACGGTAGTTCCAGACCAGCCGACGCCGGAGCGGCGTCGAAGCCGTCATCGGGCCAGCCCAGCTCATCGAGGGTGACCGTCCGCTGCACCTGCTCGGCCAACAGCGCGACGGTCAGCGACGGCCACGGGCTACGCGGCACCTCGCCCTTCTTCCACTTGTACGGTGTCTTGAGGTGCAGCCGCTCCGCACGACCGTGCCGCTCGGCGCACTCGTTCAGCCGCCGGGCAAGCTGCTCAGGCTGCCAGCCCGCCTCGGCCAGCAATCGGGTGATCCCGTTCCCGCTGACTGCCACCGCATCGACCCTTCACCCGTAGTGGTCGCTCCCACGCACAGTAGCGAACCTGGTGTCCGGCAGGCTGCCCCGACACTGATCCGCACCGATACGCACCACGCGCACCCCCTCCAGCCGCCACTCGGCTGAGGTCAACTGAGTACATCGGATTCCGGCGGTGACCCGAGTCCGATTCCGGTAAACGGGTCGGGGGTCGGGGCGCGGCAACGCCCCGACCCGCCGGCCTCGCCAGAAGGTGAGAGTGCTCGTGATCGCCAGACTGCTACCGATCGTCTTCGCCGGCCTGATGCCCGGCTTCCTGCTCGGCCTGTTCACGTTCCGGGTCAAGTCCCGGTGGTGTCCGCGCTGCGGCGAAGCCACCGAAGCCATCCACCGCAGCCTGCACCGATGACCGCGCCTGGCCGCCACCGCATCGCCGAACTGCCGATCGGCCGGCGGGTCGCCCAACTCCGTACCCGACGTGGCCTCACCCAGCAGGTGTTCGCTGACCGGATCGGCAAGTCCCACTCGTGGGTCGACAAGGTCGAACGCGGCATCCGCTCCCTCGACCGGATCTCCGTCGTCCACACCGTCGCCGCTGTCCTCGGCGTCACCCCCGAAACCATCCTCGGCCCCACCACCAGCCGGCCCGAGCCCACCACCGACACCACGGCCGCCGTCGAACACCTGCGCGCCGCCCTCGCCCGCTACGACACCCCCACCCCCGACCAACCCTCATCCTCCGCCGAGGACCTGCACCACCGCATCCGGTACGCCCACAGCGCGTACCAGCACGCCCACTACCCACAACTGCTCCGTACGCTGCCCGACCTGCTCACCCACACCCGCCACACCACCACCGGCGACGCCCCCGACGCCGCGTACCTGCCCACCCGGGTCTACCGACTCACCGCCCATCTGCTGACCAAGCTCGACGAGCCCCACCTCGCCTGGCTCGCCGCCGACCGCGCCATCGCCACCGCCAACGGCCACCCCCGGCACACCGCCGCAGCCGCCATCGCGCTCGCCCAGGCGCTCCGCGCCCTGCACCGCAGCACCCTCGCGACCCAGGCCGCGCTCACCGCCGTACCGCTGATCGACCCGGCCGCGACCGACGACCCGGCACCGGACGGCCATGCTCTCGCCGGCACCCTGCTGATCGAAGCCGCCCTCGCCGCCGCCACCGGCAACGACCCCGCCGGCGCACAGCATTACGCAGACCGTGCCGCCAAGCTTGCCGCTACCCGCCCGACCGACACCACCACCGGCTTCGGGCCCACCGCCGTCGAACTCGCCCGCGCCCAGATCGCCACCATCCTCGGCAACCCGCACCAGGCCATCACCCACCACCAGCACGCCACCGCCGGTCACGGCTGGCGGGAGCTACCCGCCGAGCACCGCGCTGCCCACCTGATCGACATCACCCGCGCCCACCTCGACACCGGCAACCCCGCCGCCGCCGCCCGCGCCATCATCGCCGCCGACCAGATCGCCCCCGCCGAAACCCGCACCAGACCCGCCGCCCACCGCATCATCACCACACTCCTGCAGACCGGCCCCACCCCCGACCTGACCCGCCTCGCCACCACCATCGGCCTCACCCCACGACCCTGACCAGCCGGCTGCTGGAGCGCGACTCCTGAGGAGTGCTCGAAATTTGGTAACTGGACTGCTCGAATCTTGGTGTCTGCACTTCTCGAATTATGGTAGTTTGACATCCTGGGATTTGGTGCTTCATCGCTACGGAGGGGATCAGGGTGATGGAATCACTCGCCGGGATCGCACAGCGGCGAGTCTCTGCGCTGCTCGATGACCTGCTCCAGGTGGAGCCGGTCATCGCCCTGCACGGCCCTCGCTCCGTTGGCAAGTCCACAGTCCTGCGCGCGCTCGCCGACAGCCACGGGGTCCCCGTTCTGGACCTGGACGAGTTGAGCATTCGAGACGCGGTGGTGGCCAACCCGCAGACAGCTGTCACCACGCCGAGCTTGCTCTGCGTGGACGAGTATCAGCACGCCCCGCAGATCCTCGACGCGTTGAAGGCTCGACTCAACCGCGAAGGCAGCCGGCCGGGCACCGCCGCGCTGACCGGGTCGACCCGCCAGGACGCGCTGCCCCGCACCGCGCAGGCACTCACCGGCCGCCTGCACACCATGACGATCTGGCCCATGTCACAAGGAGAGATCGGCGGCGTCCACGAGAATTTCCTTCCGGCGCTTCGCGCAGCGCCCGACGCGGCCGTCGCAGCTTGGCCGGCGTCAACGACCACCCGGACGGAGTACGTCGATCGACTCTGCGCCGGGGGATTCCCTCTGGCCCTGCGCCGCACAGGCCCCGCGCGCGATCGTTGGTTCGACGACTACGTCCGCCAGTCGCTGGAGCGCGACGCCATCGAGCTTGTCCGGGTACGGCAGCGCAGCATGCTGCGAGAGCTGCTGGGTCGACTGGCCGGACGAACCGGGCAGGTACTCAACCTGACCAGCGTGTCCCAGGGCCTCACAGGTGAGCGCAAGACTATCGAGGGCTATGTCCGCCTCCTCGAAGACCTCTTCCTCATCGACCGACTCCCTGCTTGGGGTACGACGCTACGTGCGCGAGCCGCAGCATCACCGAAGGTGCATGTCGTCGACACCGGGGTGGCCGCCCGGCTGATGCGAGTCTCTCCCGCCAAACTCGCCACACTCGACCCGACCGCCTTGACGGAGCTCGGGCACCTCCTCGAGAGCTTCGTCATCGGCGAGCTTCGCAAGCAGGCCTCCTGGCTTGACGAATACGTAACTACGGGGCACTGGCGCACCTATGACGGCGACGAGGTCGACTACGTCATCGAGTTCGACGACGGCAGGGTCCTAGCGTTCGAAGTCAAGGCGAACGAACGCGTCGCTGGCGCACACCTCAAGGGCCTCCGGACGCTACGGGAGGCACTCGGCGACAGGTTCATCGCCGGCGTGGCGTTCAGCACCGGACTACGCTCGTTCACCTACGAAGACCGCATTCACATCATGCCCGTCGACCGACTCTGGACACCCGTCAGAGGCTGACCTCGGCCCTTCATCAAAGGGAATCGGGCCGGTCCCACCCCACCCCCCGACCTGACCCGCCTCGCCACCACCATCGGCCTCACCCCACCCTGACCAGCCGGCTACTTCGGCCGCAGTGCCCGAGGGTAAATGTAACTGGAAATGTAACCAGAGTCCTTGAAATGTAACTAGGCTGGAGTTACATTTGGTCGCGTGGTCGAAGACTTGGAGAGCCTGGTTCGGGCGCTGCGCGCGTCTGGTGGCGACACCACGAGCATCGAGGTCAAGGCCGCAGGCGGCGGGCTTCCTACCTCATTGACTGCATCGCTGAGCGCTCTCGCCAACCTCCCTGGCGGCGGAATGATCATCCTCGGCCTGGATGAGCGTGCAGGCTTTCGCCCCGTGCCGCTAGCGGACCCGCAGCTCCTCAAGCAGGGCCTTGCCGCCAAGGCGCGCGCCTACACCCCGCCGGTCCGTCTTTCCATCGGCGATGGGCTGGTCGACGGGCACCCGGTCGTCGTGGCGCATGTCCACGAGTGCGACCCGTCCGCCAAGCCATGCCGGGTCACCGCCACCAACACGGGATACCTACGCGGCTACGACGGCGACTTCCCGCTGTCCGACGTGGAGACCCAGGGGTTCCTGGCCGCTCGACGCCCCCCGCTGTTCGACCGTCAGCCGGTCGACGGCGCCACTGTCGACGACCTCGACCATGAGTTGATCGGCTCGTTCCTCGCGACCGTCCGCGAACGGGACCGTACCGGACTCGGGCGATTCGACGACGACATGGAGTTGCTCCGTCGGGCCGGCGTGACCGTGGCTGGAGGGCAGCCTACGGTGGCCGGCGTGCTTGCCCTTGGTGTCCATCCACAGCAGTTCTTTCCTCGATACGTCATCCAGGCAGCCGCTGAACCACTACCCGGGGACCCACCCGCCGTGCGAGCCCGCAACCAGGTCACGATCACCGGCCCCATCCCGCGCATGCTGGATGCCGCCCTGGATTGGGCCCGCCGGACCTTCGGCACGACCATCGTCGCCAATCCGGACGGAAGCGTCACAGATCAGCCGGCTTACCCGTTGCTCGCATTCCGCGAGATCATCGCCAACGCGCTGATCCACCGCGACCTCGACAACTGGTCGCAAGCCTTCGCCATCGAGGTTCGGCTACGCCGTGACCGGCTCGTCGTGACCAACCCCGGGGGCCTGTACGGCATCACAGTCGACCGCCTCGGCCATGACGCCATCACCTCTGCTCGCAACGGTCTGCTCGTCGCCATCTGCCAGCATGTCCGCTCCACCGGCTCCGGCGGGCGAGTCATCGAAGCTCTCGCCAGCGGCATCCCCACGATCGCCTTTGAGTTGGCGGCGCACGCTCTGCCGCCGGCACAATACATCGACACGAGCATCCGATTCACCGTGCTGCTGCACGCCTCCGCCGCCCGAGGCACCCAAGAACCAAGCCTCAACGACACCGAGCGGCGCATCTACGATGCGCTCGCACCTGGCCCGAAGACCGTCGCCGAGCTTGCCGGCGCGCTAGCCCTGTCCGCGCCCAACATCCGCAAGGCGCTGCGCGGGCTACGTGATCACGGTCTCGTGGCCCAGGATGGCGGTCGGGGCCGTCCGACCGTCTACCGGCACACCTCCGACGCGAGGCAGTAGCCACCGAGCGCGGCGGCGTAGCGGACGACCCCACCCTGTCCGGCCGGGTGGTGCCCCGACGACCTGGCCAAATTACGATGCGTCGCATGCCTGCCGCGCCACCCCTCGCGCTCACCACAGATCTGAGCACCAGCTACCCCGAACACGTCGAGCTGCGTGCTGCCCTGGACAAGGCGGACTGGGCCGCAGCGTCGGAGCTGATCACCGGTCAGCCACCCGGGGCTGGCACCGACCTGATCTGGTACGCCAGCACGGTCGACACCGCCCACGAGGTGGCGCGGCGTCAGCACGACACCGACCCGTCCGACGGCACCGCCGCGGCCCTGCTCGGCGCCTGCCTGATCAAGCAGGCCTGGGCGGTCCGGACCCGTGCTCGCGCCGAGTTCGTCAGCCAGGAGCAGTTCCGCGAGTTCTTCCGCATCCTGCGGATTGCCGAACGTGTCCTCATCGACGCGACCGCGTACCACCCGGACAATTGTGCGGCCTGGTCGTACCGTCTGGTCACCGCCCGTGGCCTGGAGCTCGGCCAGGCCGAGATCCGTCGCCGCTACGACCGGCTCGCCGAGATCGATCCGCATCACCTTGCCGGGCAGCGGCAGCTGCTGCAGCAGCTGTGTCCGAAGTGGGGCGGTTCGTTCGAGCAGATGCTCGCCTTCGCCCGTCAGGCGGTGGCCGCCGCCCCGCCCGGTGCCCTCAACGGGCGTCTCCTCGCCGAGGCCCACGCCGAGCAGTGGCTGGAGTTGAAAGGCAGCGCGCTGCGTGACTTCCGCAAGGATCCGCAGGTGCGTCAGGAACTGCGCGACGCCGCCGCCAGGTCCGTGCTGCACCCGGCGGCGACCCGGGCGTACGGGTGGGTGGAGGCGCACAACGCCTTCGCCATGATCTTCAGCGTGATCGGTGACCACGCTGGTGCCGCGCCGCACTTCGCGGCGGTCGGCAACGTGATCGCGGCCGACGCCTGGGCGTACGTCAACAACCCGGTGGCATCGTTCGGACGGTTCCGTAAGCTCGCGACGAAGGCCGCAGGTGAGGCACGATGATCCGGCAACTCGACGTCGACGGGGTCCCGGCGCTGCTGGCCCCGACCGGAGGACCCACCCACGCCGGACTGATGTTCCGGGTCGGTCAGGCCGACGAGACCCTGGCCCGCCGTGGCCTTACCCACCTGCTCGAACATCTGGTCCTGCATCCGCTGGGTGCCGCCGACTACCACTACAACGGCACCACCGGCAGCGTCGTCACCCACTTCCACCTGCAGGGGTCCGTCGATGACATCACCACCTTCCTGACCGGGGTGTGTGCATCGCTGCGAGAGTTGCCGGTGCACCGCCTCGCGACCGAGAAGGCGATCCTGGACACCGAGTGGGCCGGCCGGAGCCCAGCGACGACCGACCAGCTGCCGCTGTGGCGCCACGGTGCCCGCGACTACGGACTGAGTACCTTCGCGGAGCTTGGATTGCCCGCGATCACCGACGAGGACCTGCAGGAGTGGGCGGCCCGCTACTTCACCCGGGAGAACGCGGTGCTCTGGCTGGCCGGTGCGGAACTCCCATCGGGCCTGCGGCTGGACCTGCCGACCGGTAGCCGGATGCCGGCACCCGTCGCGTCGTCGGCGCTGCCGAGCACGCCGGCCTACTTCCACGGTCCGGGTCGGGCGACCGCGACCGACATGGTGGTGCCCGCCGGAGCCGCAGCCAGTGTGCTCACTGGGGTACTGGAGCGGGAGCTGTTCCGGGCTCTGCGGCAGCGCGATGGCCTGTCGTACACGACGGCCGCCCACTACGAGCCACGCGGCGACGGCAACGCGGTGATCACGGCTGTCGCGGACGCCCCGACGGGCAAGGAAACCGCAGTCCTTGGTGGATTCATCGACGTGCTTGCCAAGATCCGGGTCGGCCGGGTCGACGAGACGGACGTGGCTGCGGTGGTCGGCAAGGCCACCGCGTCGCTGTCCAGCATGGAGGCCGATGGTGCCCGGCTGCCGTCGATGGCGCTCGACCTGCTCACCGGCCAACCGGTTGCGTCCAGCGACGATCGGACCCGGCAGCTGAAGGAGGTCACCGTCGAGTCGGTGCAGGCGGTGGCGACGACCGCACTGAAGTCGGCGCTGCTGATGACGCCCCGTGCGCGTGGTGCCGACTGGGCCGGGTTCGTGGAGGCGGAGTCGGGCACGGTGGGGTTGCTGCCTGGCACCAGCCATCGGGGACTGGGTGGGCTGGACGGCCAGCGCCTGGTCATCGGGGCACAGGGCGTCAGCCTGGTCAGCGAGTCCGGACAGGTGGCGTCGGTTCGCTATGACCGCTGTGTGGCTATGTTGGCCTGGCCGGACGGTGGCCGCCAGTTGATCGGCGACGACGCGATCAGCATCCGGCTGGAACCGACGGTGTATCAGGGTGCCACCGCCGAGCTGGCCGACGCGGCGATCCCGGCCCAGTTGCGGGTTGATATGCCGGCTCGTGACCCGCAGGAGATTCCGCAGCCGGAGACCGCTGACGGGTCACCTGGCCGGTACACCCAGGCCGGTGCCACCGCGGGCGGTGCGATCGACCGGTTCCGAGGGCTGAGCGGCGGACAGAAGTTGAAGGTCGGTGCGCTGGGGTTGGTCACGGTCGTTGTCGGGGCCGCAGCACTGGGGCTGACCATCGCCCTGCTCGTCGGAGCGGTCGGCTTCCGGCCGCTGCCGGCGATCGGCAGTTGGATGACGGTCGGATACCTCGGCCGGGCGTTCCTCAAGGCATGGAAGAACGCCTACTGAACGGCGCAAACCCGAAATCCGGCACTAAGACCGTTTCATGCCATTTATCGTATTGGTATGCCGGCGCCGACCCTGAAGCCCCAACGAGCGTAGCGACCAGCGGATGGACTTCGAGACGGTCGTCCTGATCGTCGGCACGACGATCGACGCGGTCGGGGTGCTGATCATCATCGCCGGGCTGCTGGCGGGCAGCGCGCTCTATCTGCGCGGCGTCATCCGCCAGCACGACCTGCGGGCCAACTACCGCCGCTACCGGCAGAACATCGGCCGGGCGATCCTGCTCGGCCTGGAGTTCCTCGTCGCCGGGGACATCATCCGGACCGTGGCGATCTCGCCGACCTTCGAGAGCGTCGGCGTCCTGGCGTTGATCGTCGTCGTGCGTACCTTCCTCAGCTTCTCGCTGGAGGTCGAGATCGACGGCCGGTGGCCGTGGGGCAAACGGACCACCACCAGCGACGGCCCGGCCGGCCCGGGATCTGTCGGGGGAGGTTCGTAGACTCCGGCGCCATGGCGATGGTGACCTTTGTCGACGAGAGCACGGCGGGTGCGCGTACCCCCGCTTGGGCCTTGCGGATCTTCGAGGAACGACTGACCCTGCGGGAGCTGATCCGCCGGCGCATCCACCAGGAGGTGGCCGAGTACCACGCCGCCGAGGCGACGCCCCGGCGGGCGCTGGTGCAGCCGACCCCGGTGGAGCGGGCGCTCAACGGTGACCCGGGTGCCCGGCCGCGCCCACGGGTCGACCCGGAGAAGCAGATCGCCCTGGCCGAGACCGCGTTCAGCCGCAACGGGTTCGTGGTGCTGGTCGGCGACCGGCAGATCGAGGAACTCGACGAGGTGGTCGATCTGCGTCGCGACACCGAGGTCACCTTCCTCAAGCTCGTCGCGTTGGTCGGTGGCTGATGACCGCGACGGGCATGAGATCGATCTGGCGGGTCGAGCGGGTCCGCGAGCTGGTCGCGGCCGGCGAGCTGGTCGACCTGGCCGGCTACCTGCAGGCGCATTCCAAGCCGGCGTTGGACAGCAAGGAGGTCTGGGCGGTGCTGCGGACACTGTCGCGGCCGGATCTGGTACGCCTGCTGTGCGCCATGATCGAAGCGTCCTCCGCCATGCGCGGTCGTTCGTGGACGATGATGGAGATCATCTCCCGGCTGCTCCGTCGGCTGCCGGACGACCTGACCGTGGCGGACGCCCGGGTGATCGCCGACTTCGCCGTCGCGCAGTGGCACGTGGTCCCGCCGGGCGCGGTGGAGGTGGTGGCCCGCCGGCTGGCCGCTGCCGGCCCGCTGCCCGAGGCGTTGCTGCAGACGGTGGTGCACCGGTCCGGCGAGAACGCGCGGCTGCGGCAGCTGATGGTCGAGCTGGGTGTCGCGCCGCTGTCCGCCGAGGATCCGTGGGCCGAGCCGATCATGGCCGAGCTGCCGACGCTTGATCCGCTCTGGCCCCGGCTGGTGGCCCAGGCCAGTGTCGCGACGGCGGCGCGACCGTCGGCTGCCTGGACGTCCGAGGCGCGGGACCTGCTCGCCGGGGTCGACCCGGACCAGGCGCGTACGGTGTTGGGCCGTTGGCTGGGCCTGGCCTGCCGGACGCCGGAGCGGGTGCCGCAGGCGGCCAATGCGGACGTGCTGCGTGGTCTGCTCTGGCTGGTGGAGCTGACCGATCCGAAGCCGGAGCAGGTACGCCAGGTGGGTGCGCTGGTCGAGGTGATGCTGCGCCGGCTGCCCGGCATCGGGCCGGCCTGCCCGAAGGTGGCCAACGCGGCGGTCGGGGTGCTCGGCCGGCTCGACAGCGAGGCGGCGTTGGCGCAGCTGGCCCGGTTGTCGGCG
This window harbors:
- a CDS encoding helix-turn-helix domain-containing protein, coding for MTAPGRHRIAELPIGRRVAQLRTRRGLTQQVFADRIGKSHSWVDKVERGIRSLDRISVVHTVAAVLGVTPETILGPTTSRPEPTTDTTAAVEHLRAALARYDTPTPDQPSSSAEDLHHRIRYAHSAYQHAHYPQLLRTLPDLLTHTRHTTTGDAPDAAYLPTRVYRLTAHLLTKLDEPHLAWLAADRAIATANGHPRHTAAAAIALAQALRALHRSTLATQAALTAVPLIDPAATDDPAPDGHALAGTLLIEAALAAATGNDPAGAQHYADRAAKLAATRPTDTTTGFGPTAVELARAQIATILGNPHQAITHHQHATAGHGWRELPAEHRAAHLIDITRAHLDTGNPAAAARAIIAADQIAPAETRTRPAAHRIITTLLQTGPTPDLTRLATTIGLTPRP
- a CDS encoding ATP-binding protein translates to MESLAGIAQRRVSALLDDLLQVEPVIALHGPRSVGKSTVLRALADSHGVPVLDLDELSIRDAVVANPQTAVTTPSLLCVDEYQHAPQILDALKARLNREGSRPGTAALTGSTRQDALPRTAQALTGRLHTMTIWPMSQGEIGGVHENFLPALRAAPDAAVAAWPASTTTRTEYVDRLCAGGFPLALRRTGPARDRWFDDYVRQSLERDAIELVRVRQRSMLRELLGRLAGRTGQVLNLTSVSQGLTGERKTIEGYVRLLEDLFLIDRLPAWGTTLRARAAASPKVHVVDTGVAARLMRVSPAKLATLDPTALTELGHLLESFVIGELRKQASWLDEYVTTGHWRTYDGDEVDYVIEFDDGRVLAFEVKANERVAGAHLKGLRTLREALGDRFIAGVAFSTGLRSFTYEDRIHIMPVDRLWTPVRG
- a CDS encoding ATP-binding protein is translated as MVEDLESLVRALRASGGDTTSIEVKAAGGGLPTSLTASLSALANLPGGGMIILGLDERAGFRPVPLADPQLLKQGLAAKARAYTPPVRLSIGDGLVDGHPVVVAHVHECDPSAKPCRVTATNTGYLRGYDGDFPLSDVETQGFLAARRPPLFDRQPVDGATVDDLDHELIGSFLATVRERDRTGLGRFDDDMELLRRAGVTVAGGQPTVAGVLALGVHPQQFFPRYVIQAAAEPLPGDPPAVRARNQVTITGPIPRMLDAALDWARRTFGTTIVANPDGSVTDQPAYPLLAFREIIANALIHRDLDNWSQAFAIEVRLRRDRLVVTNPGGLYGITVDRLGHDAITSARNGLLVAICQHVRSTGSGGRVIEALASGIPTIAFELAAHALPPAQYIDTSIRFTVLLHASAARGTQEPSLNDTERRIYDALAPGPKTVAELAGALALSAPNIRKALRGLRDHGLVAQDGGRGRPTVYRHTSDARQ
- a CDS encoding M16 family metallopeptidase; amino-acid sequence: MIRQLDVDGVPALLAPTGGPTHAGLMFRVGQADETLARRGLTHLLEHLVLHPLGAADYHYNGTTGSVVTHFHLQGSVDDITTFLTGVCASLRELPVHRLATEKAILDTEWAGRSPATTDQLPLWRHGARDYGLSTFAELGLPAITDEDLQEWAARYFTRENAVLWLAGAELPSGLRLDLPTGSRMPAPVASSALPSTPAYFHGPGRATATDMVVPAGAAASVLTGVLERELFRALRQRDGLSYTTAAHYEPRGDGNAVITAVADAPTGKETAVLGGFIDVLAKIRVGRVDETDVAAVVGKATASLSSMEADGARLPSMALDLLTGQPVASSDDRTRQLKEVTVESVQAVATTALKSALLMTPRARGADWAGFVEAESGTVGLLPGTSHRGLGGLDGQRLVIGAQGVSLVSESGQVASVRYDRCVAMLAWPDGGRQLIGDDAISIRLEPTVYQGATAELADAAIPAQLRVDMPARDPQEIPQPETADGSPGRYTQAGATAGGAIDRFRGLSGGQKLKVGALGLVTVVVGAAALGLTIALLVGAVGFRPLPAIGSWMTVGYLGRAFLKAWKNAY
- a CDS encoding DUF1622 domain-containing protein encodes the protein MDFETVVLIVGTTIDAVGVLIIIAGLLAGSALYLRGVIRQHDLRANYRRYRQNIGRAILLGLEFLVAGDIIRTVAISPTFESVGVLALIVVVRTFLSFSLEVEIDGRWPWGKRTTTSDGPAGPGSVGGGS